One Argentina anserina chromosome 6, drPotAnse1.1, whole genome shotgun sequence genomic window, GGAAGCATCgaaataacatatatatatatatatatatatatgtgtgtattttatgttattattttcaaaaacaatTACATACTCTTATCCATGtaaaattacatactttttagaacCACATTTAAAAAGCTATGATATAGCATTTGGAATAAAAGGATAATCATTAATAACTTCCATAACCAATAATATGATAAACCTAACACACTATTCTtttcaaacaaagaaaaccatTGTAATATCTTACATCGACCAACAGAGAGGGAGTGATgtgtcttatatgtacatgcccacATTTTCATCTAACACGAGGCCTTTTAGGGGCTCAATGGCTTCAGATTAGATAGAAACTCTGAAGTTAAGCTTACTCTTCCTAGAGCAATCCCAGAATGGGTGACCCACTAGGAAGTTGCTTGTGAACTCCCAgaaacaaaaccgtgagggctatgcccaaaacggacaatatcgtgttacaaCGGAGCGATCTCGGGATGTGACATGTAGGGTCTTGCCGAACTTGCAGGGGCTACACACATGGCTACAACCCTTCTTCTGTTTGGTTGTCATTTTGTCCCTTGGGTGTCGTTCTCAGCTTTATCACTGGAGGTCCATTGCAATGTGTGCAGAAGTGGCGCCTTCATGTTTTGATCCAGTTTGTTCCATTTCAGCTGGTCTTCTTTTCCCTTAATTTATGGTGTTCTTGTTTACTTAGACAACTAGTTTTAGTGTTGGAAGTGTAAATCAGTTTGTAAAAAATAGAGTAGGTAGAGTTGTTAGTTGTTAGCCTAGTTTTTAGTTTTCCTGCTATTTTTTAAACCCTTCATCTGTTGTATTTCATTCATATCGAAAAGTAGTGAATTCATTGCTTCCAAATTCATCTCTACGTCTCATTTCATAATTCAACAGATACAAATAAGAGTGATTCTAGTTACACACTCACACCTTAATAATTGCTATCTAAACCTCCATCATCTAAACAAAAATAGAAGGGACTTACACCTTAATAATTGCTATCTAAACCtccatcatcatttttttcctgaattttctaaattttctCCTTTAATTTCTATATACACCTCcttctatttttgttttttttcattctcattttcttatgtttcaattaaaaaaaggCATTTGTTCAATCTTTATTCTCATTTTGTTCTGCTCTAACCTTAGATTTAATCACTTCAAATTAAAAACATTGATCTCATATAGTTCAATTAATACATATTAGTTTCCTAAACTTGATTAACAATAAGATTTTtaacacaaaagaaaattttaaaataagatttttcaACCTAACACTCTACAATCTAGTACAACAAAgtttaaattgaatttgattcaaCTCCCAAAATACAATATGCTTTAAtggaaaatataaatatgttgTAATTTGAAAAAGTGAAGTCGTAAATGTGAgaggttttaaaaaaaaattaaggtgAAAGTTTAGGGGATAAAATAGGGTTTAAATAATTAGTGAGGTAtagataaaaaatatatatggagaTGTATCTAGAAGAGATGTATTAAATACACACCCTATatctcttaatacacaccTCATTATTTTAAGTATGTTAAATGACAAGAATAAACATATTAatatatgaaaagaaaaaagaggaaatgaaaaagaaaaactgatTGACCTAGACGTTGGATAAATATAATGCAACGAAACTAATCGGTTAGAATTCACTAACGACAGTCTTGAACCCACAAGATTAGGGTTTCTCGAATCCATAAGAAGTTCTGGAATCCACAAGGAAAATTGAGAAACTCAAAAGTTTCATAATATAAAAGATGTCTCGTACGACCACAAGAGGTGGCTTAAATACTAAAACGAAACCCTAGGGCCCTAACAAAAGCATAATCAAGCCATgagttaaaataaaataaattcagaAAACATTAAAAGTTGTTTTTGAGGATTTAAATGACGTCGGATGCCCGAAAAAACACATACATCGTGGCAAAACGACGAGTTTGGTTTCTAAGCTTGTAGCCCAAACATGAACAATACCGGCCTTCCATTTCTTGTGTTGGTCCATTTGCTCTTCAATTCTTCGTGTCATGTGTTCTACATCAACATAATTACATATTAATATAGGTCAATGTATTGAATATTggatttctttttgtttggatTCCAACTGATTAATGACATagtaaagttttttttttatacagaTGACATAGTTGAGTTGAGATGTTGGGTTACAAGACTTCATAGgtttatacacacacacacacaaggctTTTCACATAAAGAGGTCTTTATCTTAACTTAAGATacgtattttcatttttgaccaactttttgATCGTTAACGTAttaaactaatcaaaaccaatagaCGTATTGAATTTTCtgaacctgaaccgttcatattttgagtagaaaatcgaagttatgTGTACCTTAAAGGTTAtgaaattggctgaaattttgtgaagatgatctatacgttattacctagatagttgacggtggagatgtgaaaactagttaaattataattatactaaataataatatatttcatattaaATAGATAAAGGATAATTTTGGTACTTTGGGTGTGTATTTAGAGAAAAATTGACATAAAACTTTAAATCGATAGTGTATTAAGATGtgagtgtgtatttaaaacttctctaTCTAGAATCACCCTACAAGTAAtcattttaaaaaagaaaacacacgTATCATTTTGTATAGATCTTTGGGTGAGTACCAAAAGCTAGCTAATTAAAAGATCAattctttttagtttttggttGAGTTTATGAGAAAGACCGGTTTAGGTTGGGTTGAATAATTGAAGAGAAATAGGAACATGCACACCGTTGACCCTGCGACACCTCTAAAACTTGCAGCGCACTCCTATCCTCGTCAGCGTTCGCCATTTTCTACTAGACTTGGAGTCCAAGCGAAAGAACTTTCTCCTTAGTATTGATTACTGCGCTTTACGACAAGCTTACtataattcaaaattaatACGGAACACGTACCCAATTTGATCTCTATTTGTCACTAGCTACCAATGCAACACATCTATATGACTATATAAACATATCAAGGAAAACACATGTATTATAGAATTAGCTAGACTGAATCGATCAGACAAACACTCAACAGCTAAGAGCCTAAGATCGATGGGTTCCAATGGATTTGTAGCTGATAAACCCCATGCGGTTTGTGTTCCAGCTCCAGCTCAAAGCCATATAAAGGCAATGCTCAAATTAGCAAAGCTCCTCCACCACAAGGGTTTCCACATTACCTTTGTCAACACAGAGTTCAACCACAAACGCTTTCTTAAATCTCTAGGTCCCAACTCCCTCGACGGCTTGCCTGATTTTAAATTCGAGACCATACCCGATGGCATTCCGGCAGGTTCTAATTCCGATGATGAAAATGCCACCCAAAACATCCACATGATTTGTGAGGTTATCATGAAAGAGCTATTGCTGGCTCCTTTTCGAGAACTACTGTCGAAGCTCAATGGCAAAGACGTTGCTCCTCCAGTGACTTGCGTCGTTTACGATAGTATGATGCCGTTTGTCAACACTGCTGCTGAAGAAGTTGGAGTGCCTAGAGCAGCCTTCATCCCTGCTGCTGCTTGCTGCTTTATGGGATGTAGGCAGTATCCTACTTTGGTTGAGAAAGGACTTGCACCACTCAAAGGTACTGTTGAAAACGAATATGCATCCATGAATCATGATACTGAGCTAATTAAGTTTTAGATTTTAACCATGCATCTTTTTCCGTATACCATGTATTACTATGTTACGTTAAATAGacattttccttttttcttttactaATTAACTACATGCATGGTTATTGGGTGTTGTAGATGAGACCTGCTTGACAAATGGGTTCTTGGACAAGGTATTAGATTGGGTTCCAGGAATGAAAAATATTCGTTTAAGGGATTTACCGGCCAACTTTCGAACTACAGACCCCGATGACATCGTGTTTATCATCACCATGGAATCAGCCCTTAGAGCAGATAAAGCTACGGCAATAATTCTTCATACTTTTGATGCTTTGGAGCCTCAAATTCTGGAGGCTCTCTCTATGCTTAAGCTCCCACCTGTTTATACAATTGGGCCTCAACAATTACACCTCAATCAATTACCAGAAGACCCCTTGAATATGGGATACAGTCTATGGAAAGAAGACACTGAGTGTCTCAAATGGCTCGAATCTAAGAAGCAAAACTCAGTTATTTATGTCAGCTTTGGCAGTATAGCGGTCATGTCACCACAGCATCTTGTAGAGTTCGGTTGGGGACTTGCAAATAGTAATGTTCCCTTCGTCTGGATCATTAGACCCGATTTGGTAGTCGGTGAGTCCGCGATTTTGCCACCGGAGTTTGTAGCTGAAACCAAGGAAAGAGGTCTAATCACAAGTTGGTGTCCGCAGGAGCAAGTGCTGAACCACCCATCAGTTGGAGGGTTTTTGACGCACAGCGGTTGGAACTCAACCATTGAGAGTTTGTGTGCAGGTGTGCCTATGCTGTGTTGGCCATACTTTGCTGATCAGCAAACAAATTGTTGGTCTGCTTGTAATGAATGGGGCATTGGCATGGAGATCAGTACTGATGTCAAGAGAGACGAAGTCGAGAAGCTTGTTAGAGAGTTGATGCAGGGAGAAAAGggtaagaaaatgaaaaataaggCCTTGGAGTGGAAGAAGCTTGCGGAGGAAGCTACTGCTCCCCATGGTTCATCATCCAAGAACTTGGAAAATTTAGTGAATCAAGTTCTACTACAGGAAACATAAGGGCAGATGTTGGTCTGATAATTAGTAACTTAAAGCTATCCATGTTTAATTTGTAATAAGACAAGCACCTGCTATCTTGGGATGCATGTAAATTTGTTTTTGGAATTTAATTTTTGGGTGGAAAATAGTCCTATTCATTGGCCATCCGATGTACTCTGAAATTTTGTCTTtggaaataaaatatataacgTAGTTGGGCTTGAGATTGCTGTTTTCGTGTCTCATTTTTTATGACAATAGATTgaaaaaatgatatttatCTTCCTCGTTACAAATAGATAAGATATTTACTGAACTGTGTTTTTGAAGTTGTGGTGCGTCTGAGAAGCATCTCCATCGTGTAAATTTTTACTGTTCAACTTCGTTGAACATCAATTCCAGGCCTCAAAATAGGCTCAGGAGAAACTATTTGAAtatattgaagaaaaaataggAGTGATTTCCTTACTACATGGCGTATTTGTGTATGAGAATCACTTCTCATGACCGAAAATATCATTAAACTTTTGAAGGTATGAAAGTCTGGGTCGAATTCAAAGTTGTGATAGCGGGTGTGATAactgacaagtagtgtgacagatgtgtgatatgtagtgtgataggacTGACATCGGGTGTGATAGCAgatgtgacatgccgagagaaaATATCTAAATATGCGAAATAATGTTAAAATTCAGAGGAGATTGGTAtgagtatgctcagaatgaagataATAACTAGAATTAGGGAACCTTAAGCTCCAATTTTGCTGAAATTGCTTAGAGCACCGGCATCGACGGCGTCAGCCCCCTTACGAAGATTTATGCGCCTTGTACGGTGGTCGGTGCAGAGTATGTagggtatcaaatgaaagaggagaGATAGATATTTCTAACAGTACCAACAACTCTCAAATCTATCGCCGGACAATAAAGTTATGGTCGGAATTAGAAAATGaaggaaagagaaaaagaaatggtAAAATTGTCtggaaattattttaaaagtgattattttctaattttgttctaAGCTTGttaactattttctaatttatagTCAATTGAGAAAACTTTTttgtaattagaaaataaattgtGGCTCTTTTCTAATTTATGATGGGAAATgatactattttataatttacctAATATTTATTTGCTTGtaatcaaaattgaaaaaaaaaacagaaaatgagGACATCTTCTCTAGAGCATAATCTAGAATCTGTTTGGCCTCGTTAATATTTAGTTTGGATAAAACCCAGTAGAAAAACGCTCCCGACTGAGAAAAGAGTACCATCGCGTTATTATTTATCAAAGGTTGATTTCAACACCTGTTGGGTACCGTTGACAGTTTTTTCAGTCGAAAATGAAGTGTCCATGTTGGGTCACGATGTAATGACTTATGATCGATCCTCTCAATAATTCTGTAACAAAAGACCAAACtttatctaaaaaaaaaaaacaagacaaTAAACTTTCAGAAATACAATACATGAGACCGAATAGGCAAATACCATTTGGACACTCAAATATCTATAGCACATGTAACTTGAAGCCCACCGTACTATTATGTGAtaagtttctttttcttaaaaataaattttctcCTACCTTCCTTTTGGAAGTTCTTAAGAATGATGGTTTTCAACCTCCCTagtgtcacatcccgccaaagttaagccaaattttaccttgagcattctagacggATCCGGAATATGGCGGAACTCCTTGGAAGGTCATAGAAGATCCTAGAAGATGGTGGAAGTCTCATGAAGCCTTGAGACATTTCCGGATTTCTCTAGAACTTTGGAGAGGCTAGTGGAACTAGACCACTCTAGAGttctctagaacactcaaggatCATCTTAGAAGCATGTAGAGTTGTATAGACTTATGTAGAGttctctagaattctctaCAATGTACTTAGTCCTAGAAATATCTAGAACTTgtaaagtaggatgaggaggcctataaatagcaaggcacccctctcatttgtTCAATCAAGCAATCTAGCAAGCAAGCTATCAAGTAAACTTGTAAGTTCTCTtattcaatataagttctctttcgaaATATTCttttgcctttcaattgttctagcaagGCGTTTGcgagtaaggctgacttagcataagggagttgttaaggccgcacgagtagCATAGAGAAAgaagtaagctcgtgacagttggtatcagagccgaagTTCGATCAAGAGGCTAGCTCGACAGAATGGCAAAGAATGGCAATCCTGTTGGTAGTGGTTCCGACGACACGCAAGAGAAGGGtcatgaagaacttgtcaacCCGACGGTTCCAAAGAAGGAACGAGTGAAGGACATGTTAGCTGCAATCGACTCACGTCTAGCTCAAGTGGAAGAGAGCGTGAGTGGCATGGGGGCCCAGGTGGAAGACTTAGAGGCGGAGGATGCCGCAATCCACACTGCGATCAAGGGCATGATGCTCAAGCTAGAGGAGTCCTTGCGAGGAGAGATTGACAAGGTTCGCGAGGAGTTCATGGGGGAACTCGCCCGGATGCGTGAAGTACAATAGCATGTTTGCACGCATGGAGGAGATGCAGGCAAATTCTGCACGCATGGAGGCAATGGAAGCAGATCTTGCCCTATGCAAGCGCGCACTAGCCGCGGGGGCTAGCACCAACAACAATGTAGAAGCCAAGCGGATCGAGGTGCCAAAGCCAAAGAGCTTCGGAGGCATGCGCAACGCTCGAGAAGTAGACAACTTCTTATGGGGGCTAGACCAATACTTTGGGGCCGTAGGCATCATGGAGGA contains:
- the LOC126796820 gene encoding 7-deoxyloganetin glucosyltransferase-like, whose protein sequence is MGSNGFVADKPHAVCVPAPAQSHIKAMLKLAKLLHHKGFHITFVNTEFNHKRFLKSLGPNSLDGLPDFKFETIPDGIPAGSNSDDENATQNIHMICEVIMKELLLAPFRELLSKLNGKDVAPPVTCVVYDSMMPFVNTAAEEVGVPRAAFIPAAACCFMGCRQYPTLVEKGLAPLKDETCLTNGFLDKVLDWVPGMKNIRLRDLPANFRTTDPDDIVFIITMESALRADKATAIILHTFDALEPQILEALSMLKLPPVYTIGPQQLHLNQLPEDPLNMGYSLWKEDTECLKWLESKKQNSVIYVSFGSIAVMSPQHLVEFGWGLANSNVPFVWIIRPDLVVGESAILPPEFVAETKERGLITSWCPQEQVLNHPSVGGFLTHSGWNSTIESLCAGVPMLCWPYFADQQTNCWSACNEWGIGMEISTDVKRDEVEKLVRELMQGEKGKKMKNKALEWKKLAEEATAPHGSSSKNLENLVNQVLLQET